The DNA segment TATCATTACCTGCTCTTCAGTCAATAAATAATCCATAATCAATCCTCCAACGTAAATTCGCTGCAGAGTGCATATCAAAATATCAGCGGTCATTTTAACAGATACGGAAGGCTTTTTGGAAGAAAGAACTTTTAGATAAGTCCCTGAATTTTCTTCAAATATTCATGCATGCAGATATTTTCAGTGGATTGTATGAGTTCAAAGGCTGGACTGAAGGTATCGTCGCTGACAGAAAAGATGCCGTGCCCAAAGACAATAACTGCCCGACTGTCTTCCATCGCTTCAGGAACGGTTCTTACGAGGCCTGTCGGACCTGTACCGATTTCGCCTGATACGATTGGTATCCGCGATACTGCCCTCTGCTGCCTGCAGGAGCGATAGCAGGTTGAGATATCGCAGCCCTCTTTTCTGCAGGACATGGACATGATTACCGTGAATTTTGGGTGGCCATGGACAATGGCGCGTCTGCCCGTCTTTTTGTGGACGCTGATATGCGCGGAAAGCTCTGACGAAGCAGTTATTCCTGAGGAGGACGATCCGTCAAGAGGGACTGCGTCAATACAGGTTTCGAGCTCATCCAGGGAACTGCCCGTCTGGCTTATATAAATTGTGTTATTGAAAATGTAAGAGATATTGCCGAAATAGGAGTCGACGAGTTTTTGTCCAACAAGCTCCCTGCCCGTCAGTATGAGCTGCTGATATACCTCCTGCTCATTCCGGGGCGGGACAGATGGAATATCAGTGCCGGACCCAATTGCCACAGGTATTTTATCAACGATCTTTTGATATGCATTCAGCAGATTTCTGTTTTCAGGCGTCTTGCCAGTATTACGGTCTTCAAGATGGAACATGACATCTGAAAAAAACTTGACAAAAATCGAGAAGCAGACCGAGCTGAAAGAAACAAAGGCCTGTTCAGGGCTGACCGTGCCACAGGAGACAATGCCTCTGTTTCCGACAATGGCCGCCTTTCGTCTGGAAAGGGCGCGGCTGATCGCCACAGCAGAATGCACAGGGATGATAGGGATGTCATGGAGAAAGGTCCTTGTCTCGCAGTCTGTCGGCACCAGAGCGGATTTCTGATGATCTGCATAATAGGCAAGGATGCTCTTGTACGGCTCAGCAGGCTCTGCATAGAGCAGACTATTGATCTGCATGAGGTCAAAGACCCTAACCAGTTCAGGGTCGATATCAGTCAAAGACCTGTTTGAAGTCAGTTCTGCGTCGAGGCCGAGGAATGAAATACTGTTCTGTTGAGCCAGCCCCTGTCGGACGATTTTGTCTGCATATTTGGCAATAAGCTTTTTCATCGCTCTGCTACAGATACGCTCCCAATCCCAATCTCTCCATCAAGACACTTGTTGGTAATCCTTTCTCGTCATATCCCCTGATCTTGTAGTAATTGCTTCGTGCACCCAGGAATTCCTTTCTGTCCAGCGGCCTCACTTTGATCTGCGCTGAAGAGGTGCCCTCCTCGGAAAAAAACCTCCCGGGAAGGTCGTCCTCAACGCCGGTGATATTGTTCAGGGAGTTCAGGTAGCGTTCGAGCACGTAAATGCGCTCGCCTGTCCTGAGTAAAGACTGGGTATCATGGGCCTTGCCGGTTACCGCAGAGACCGCTTTTGCATATTCTTCAAGGGATGCAGCAAAGAAGACAAATTTGCAGGCAGTCAGTGAATCAATGACTGCGTTCATGTCCTCGGCGATCTTGATGATCCGTGCCTTACCCTCAAAGGAGAAACGGTCCGTGGCAACGGGCTTTCTTAATATCTCGTGGCTGATGGGGTAGGCACGCAGATGGCAGCCTCCACGGTTCGATGTTGCATACGCCAGTGCCATGCCGTATGCGCCGCGAGGGTCATAGGCCGGCAATTCAAGCCCTTTGACCGACATGCTTGCCTGCGGTTTTCCGACAGCCATGGCATAGTGACGCGAGCCGCGCGACAGCATTCTGCCCCGTTCGGTATTCATTTCTGCAATCTCCGTGATGAGCGCAAGAAGTTCACCAGAATTCAGTTCTATTCCTTCTGTCTCGGCAAAGCAGGAGATGGTTGCTGCTGTTGTGATCGTGTCGAGGCCGTAATCATTGCAGAGCCTGTTTGCTTCTATGATTGTCGCAGCGTCACTATTAGTATTCAGTGCGCCGAAGTGCGAAACCGTTTCGTATTCTGGCATTACTTCACCCCTGCTGCCAATCTTCTTGCAGAGGATCGGACAGCCCATGCATCCGGTTTTTTTTGCGTCATAAAGACGCTTCAGGTTATAGCCCGAATAGGATGAGGACGCAGTATAGAAGGTCTGCCTGAAGTTGCTGGTGGGCTCCATCCTGCGGCTATGGATAAGGTCGACAAGTGCGGCGGTGCCGAACTCTGAAATGCCGAGCTCACCAAAGACTGCCTGGGATGCCCTGAGCAGCCGCATAATATCTTCCCGACTCTCTTTGACTGCAGCGGCGTCAAATATGTCGAACGAGCCGCTACCTTTTATGCGTATCGCCTTGAGCTTCTTGGCTCCCATGACTGCGCCGAGTCCGCCCCTGCCTGCGAGGTAGTGCCCGTCAAAAACAATCGATGAAAATGAAACCTGATTTTCTCCAGCAATGCCGATTATGGCATCAGAACCCTTGCTTCCGAGCAGGGTCCGCGCGTCCTCTGCATTTTTCCCGGCAAGGTGACCGGCATCAGCGATCACGACAGTCTGGTCATCGATCAGGACCATCGCCCATGTATCGGCCTTGCCGGTTATCTCGATGAAATCATAGCCGGCACGCTTTAGCTCTGTCCCGAACCTGCCGCCCACTGAGCAGTCAAATATGGTGCCGGTGAGGGGGGAACGCGATACGACGGAAGACCTGCCGGAGGTTGGTGTGTCTGTTGCCACGAGAGGACCTGATGCAAAAATAAGCGGCATCTCAGGAGCATCATAGTTCTGCACAATCCTTTTACCCAACAGTGCTACGCCAATACCCCGTCCTCCGATATACTGTTCAATGAGGTCGACCGGAGTATCAACGATTTCGGTCTTTTTTGCAGAAAGGTCGATTCTCAGGCTTTTGGACGCGTATCCGTACATGGGTGGGCCGTTCAGGCGCTTACATCAATATCGGGGATGAGCAAACTTGGAGAGCCGAGACTTCCGTAAAATTTCATATCATCTCCCACGGCAGAGACCTTCCGGAAGAAGTCAAGAAGATTCCCCGATATAAGCGCTTCTTTAACCGGAAAGGCGACCTCTCCCTGTTCGATCCAGAGTCCGGTGACGCCGATCGAGAAATCGCCGGAAATAGGGTTTACCATGTGGATGCCCATGGCATCGACGACATAAAGCCCTCTGCCCATTGTCCTGAAAAGATCCTTTGCGGCAATGCGGTCAGCAGCAGTGGCAGGTTCGAGATACAGGTTCGTGACGCCCACTGAAGGCAGAGACGCATGACTGCCCCTGACCGCATTGCCGGTCGAGACGGTATTCCCTTTCCTTGCGGTATAGGTATTGAAGAGATAGGACTGCAGCATACCTTGCTGTATCAGCGGCTTTGACTGTGTGGCGACGCCCTCGTCGTCAAGAGGCTTGCTGCCGAGTCTGCCGGGAAGCAGGCCGCTGTCGATGATCGAGATCTTCGGGCTGATGACCAGTGTATTGAGTCTGTCTGCAAGCAGTGACCTGCCTTTTTGGACCGCATCAGAGGAAAGGGATGAAGCAAAGATGCCCAAGAAATCATTGGCAACGGAATGGTCAAGAATGACCGTAGTTTTCCCGCACTGTATCTTCCGTGATCCGAGCAGGCGGATGGCTGATCCCGCTGCTGTCCTGCCCACGTCCTCGAAGGAAATCTCTTTTAGAAAACGGGAGCCCATGTAGTCCCACCCTGTCTGGCTCTCTTTGCCGGACTCTGCAATAGCGGTCAGCTGCGCTGAACAAGAGGTCGACTGATATTGTGCCTTTACCCCGAGGGAACTTGCGATAATCGTCTCAGCAACGGTGAAGGATGTCGAGGGCTTTCTTACTCTTTTGATCCTGTGGTCCGCATTATATGCGGCGCGTTCGATCTGCATTGTCATGGAGATTGCATCGTCTTCCTTCAGATCGCGGATGGCAGCATCAAAAATATCGACTGTATTTGGCGACGACGGCGAAGGGAGACAGTGAAAGAGGTCTTTCTCAACTGAGCGGCATACATCCATGGCGCGTGCAATTACCTGGTCAGCTTCGCTGATAGCCGTAGAAAATGAGAAGCCGAGACGGTTGTTTCTGATGACCCGCACGCTATAGCCTGAACTGAAAGAGGTAGAAAGAGATTCGACGGCCTGGTCTTTTATTTCAACGGCAATGTTCCGGTAAGACTTGCAGAATACCTCTGCCTGGTCAGCACCGCTTTTGAGTGCCCTGCCAAGAATATCCTCGGCAAAGCCGGGATCAGGACTCATAATAGGTGGCTGATGCCGTGTCCGACTCCCAGACCGAAACCGCAGAGACCCTGACGCGTTCATCGGTGATCTTCTTCTTCATGCTGTCAAAGATCCATTTCGCCATATTCTCTGACGAGGGGTTCTTCTCGGTGAAGGGAAAGATGTCGTTCAGATATGCGTGGTCAAGAGGTGCTACCACTTCATTTGCCATTCTCTTGAGATCATGAAAATCTATGGCAAGATCAATTTCATTCAGAGTCTCGGCCATGACGCTGACCTGTACCTTCCAGTTATGGCCGTGCATGTTCTCGCACTTGCCCTTATATTCTCTCAGCTGATGGGCTGCAGAAAAAGAAACTTCTACCGACAGTTCAAACATTATAGTCCTCCGAAAAGTTCAGGTGGTTTTTTTGAATATGGATACGTAGGGAAGATTGCGGTATTGGTTGTCGTAGTCAAGGCCACAGCCCACGACGAATTCGTTCGGTATTTCGAAGCCGACATAGTCCAGCGGCAGATCGACCTCTCTGCGTTCTTTTTTGTCGAGGAACGTGCAGATCCTGAGGCTGCGGGGCTCCCTGTTCAGGATACGCTCCCTGATGTAATTCATCGAGA comes from the Nitrospirota bacterium genome and includes:
- a CDS encoding aldehyde ferredoxin oxidoreductase; its protein translation is MYGYASKSLRIDLSAKKTEIVDTPVDLIEQYIGGRGIGVALLGKRIVQNYDAPEMPLIFASGPLVATDTPTSGRSSVVSRSPLTGTIFDCSVGGRFGTELKRAGYDFIEITGKADTWAMVLIDDQTVVIADAGHLAGKNAEDARTLLGSKGSDAIIGIAGENQVSFSSIVFDGHYLAGRGGLGAVMGAKKLKAIRIKGSGSFDIFDAAAVKESREDIMRLLRASQAVFGELGISEFGTAALVDLIHSRRMEPTSNFRQTFYTASSSYSGYNLKRLYDAKKTGCMGCPILCKKIGSRGEVMPEYETVSHFGALNTNSDAATIIEANRLCNDYGLDTITTAATISCFAETEGIELNSGELLALITEIAEMNTERGRMLSRGSRHYAMAVGKPQASMSVKGLELPAYDPRGAYGMALAYATSNRGGCHLRAYPISHEILRKPVATDRFSFEGKARIIKIAEDMNAVIDSLTACKFVFFAASLEEYAKAVSAVTGKAHDTQSLLRTGERIYVLERYLNSLNNITGVEDDLPGRFFSEEGTSSAQIKVRPLDRKEFLGARSNYYKIRGYDEKGLPTSVLMERLGLGAYL
- a CDS encoding class II aldolase/adducin family protein, producing MKKLIAKYADKIVRQGLAQQNSISFLGLDAELTSNRSLTDIDPELVRVFDLMQINSLLYAEPAEPYKSILAYYADHQKSALVPTDCETRTFLHDIPIIPVHSAVAISRALSRRKAAIVGNRGIVSCGTVSPEQAFVSFSSVCFSIFVKFFSDVMFHLEDRNTGKTPENRNLLNAYQKIVDKIPVAIGSGTDIPSVPPRNEQEVYQQLILTGRELVGQKLVDSYFGNISYIFNNTIYISQTGSSLDELETCIDAVPLDGSSSSGITASSELSAHISVHKKTGRRAIVHGHPKFTVIMSMSCRKEGCDISTCYRSCRQQRAVSRIPIVSGEIGTGPTGLVRTVPEAMEDSRAVIVFGHGIFSVSDDTFSPAFELIQSTENICMHEYLKKIQGLI
- the queD gene encoding 6-carboxytetrahydropterin synthase QueD, with the translated sequence MFELSVEVSFSAAHQLREYKGKCENMHGHNWKVQVSVMAETLNEIDLAIDFHDLKRMANEVVAPLDHAYLNDIFPFTEKNPSSENMAKWIFDSMKKKITDERVRVSAVSVWESDTASATYYES
- a CDS encoding TldD/PmbA family protein — protein: MSPDPGFAEDILGRALKSGADQAEVFCKSYRNIAVEIKDQAVESLSTSFSSGYSVRVIRNNRLGFSFSTAISEADQVIARAMDVCRSVEKDLFHCLPSPSSPNTVDIFDAAIRDLKEDDAISMTMQIERAAYNADHRIKRVRKPSTSFTVAETIIASSLGVKAQYQSTSCSAQLTAIAESGKESQTGWDYMGSRFLKEISFEDVGRTAAGSAIRLLGSRKIQCGKTTVILDHSVANDFLGIFASSLSSDAVQKGRSLLADRLNTLVISPKISIIDSGLLPGRLGSKPLDDEGVATQSKPLIQQGMLQSYLFNTYTARKGNTVSTGNAVRGSHASLPSVGVTNLYLEPATAADRIAAKDLFRTMGRGLYVVDAMGIHMVNPISGDFSIGVTGLWIEQGEVAFPVKEALISGNLLDFFRKVSAVGDDMKFYGSLGSPSLLIPDIDVSA